AGCTAGTCTCGGGCTCGGAAGTGGCAAAGGAGCCGATAACCCTTCCGGAAATAAGCGGCTCCAAATATTTCTCTTTTATCGAATCTGACCCATATCTCGATAGTACATTGCCTGCCAGTATGGAGTGGGCATCGTAAATGGCTGCCAGGCTATTGCTCATGTAGGCAAGCTCTTCGATGATCGTCACTGTAGCACATGCCGGATATTTCAACCCCATTCCACCGTATTCCCCGGAGAATGGAATCTTAAAAAGGTCTGCCTCGGCCATTTTCCTGAATAAATCGAAAGGAAAAGCTTCTCTACTCTCTTCTCGTTGGCTGATCCCTTGAGCCGCAGGGGCAATTTCCTCGATGGAAAACTCTCTTATCCTTCTTCTTAGCTCAAGGGTTTCCTCCGGAAGGATAAGGTCATGATAGAGCACATCCTGCATTCTCGGTGGCAACCTTCTCATTTTACCTCTTCCTTAAATAGGACTCGTACCCTTCACAATATACCCGTTCCTGGATGATTGAAAACCTGACGGCTTCACCATGACTAAACTATAATCAATTTAGAATCGATTGTTTATTTTTGCCCGTTTTAAGAGTAATATGTTATTCACATAGAGAAATGGACGAAAGAGTAGTTACTCCAAAGCTCCAGGAAGAAGATACCCTTTTCGAGTCCAACCTGAGACCAAAGTACCTCAAGGAGTATCTGGGTCAAGCAAAGGCAAAAGAGAAGATTGAGATATTCATTGAAGCGGCCAGAAGGAGAAAGGAAGCTTTAGACCACGTCCTTCTTTACGGCCCCCCGGGTCTCGGAAAAACTACCCTTGCCCATATCGTCGCCACCGAACTCGGAGTTAAAATTCACGCCACCTCCGGCCCGGTAGTGGAAAGGATAGCCGACCTGGCATCGATTCTAACCCACTTGAACGAAGGCGATGTTCTCTTCATAGATGAAATCCACCGACTTAACCGGATCGTCGAGGAGTATCTCTACTCGGCTATGGAGGACTATAAAATCGACCTCATGATCGGGGAGGGGCCAACGGCTAAGTCGATGAAGATAAGCGTGCATAAGTTCACTTTGATCGGGGCGACAACCAGAACCGGCCTCATCACATCTCCGCTTCGTTCCCGATTCGGGGTCGACCTGAGGCTAGACTACTATACGGCTGAAGAACTTGAAGGAATAATAAAAAGGTCTGCCCGAATTCTCGGCGTTAAAATCACCGATGAAGGGACAAATGAAATTGCCCATCGGGCACGAGGGACACCCCGGATTGCAAACAGACTGCTAAGAAGAGTGAGGGATTTTGCCGAGGTCAAGGCCGACGGCGTTATCAACCTTGATGTTGCCCGGGATGCGCTGGAGATGCTCGAGGTGGATTCTCTCGGGCTTGACAATCTGGATAGGTCTATTCTAACAACAATCATAGAGAAATTCAGGGGGGGGCCGGTCGGCATAGAAACTATAGCTGCTGCGGTTAGCGAGGATAAAGATACAATCGAGTATGTCTATGAACCCTTCTTAATACGCCAGGGGCTACTGGCCAAAACCCCAAGAGGAAGAGCGGCTACCCCGCTCGCTTATTCCCACCTAAACCTACAACCTCCGCACATGCAGCGGGGGCTTTTTTGAGGATTAGGAAAAACTAGTAAAAAAGATCACTATAGCCAATCGGCAAATTTTACATTAGGAATTTAGCGAAGAGGCTACATTTAAAGCGAAATTATTCCGTACTATGTAATTTGCTTTTGAGTGCCTGTAATGCTTTCTCTATTTGCTCCGATTGTGCCTCGATTATATAGATTAGCTCATCCGTAGTTCGTTTATCTTCTAAACCTTTTCGATTGGGATTAATTGCCTTGAGGTTGTAGTTTTTGTCTTTGATTTCCTCGATAGATATTGACCAGGAGTGCTCACTGACAGCCCTTTGAGGTAGGAGTCTAAAAAAATCATCAAAATGCGCTGCGGATAGCGGCCTTCTTTTGGTTACGTTTAGGTCGGATAAATCGTAGTACCAAACGTTTTTAGTGGGTTCTCCCTTCGTGAAGAAGAGGAGATTGGTTTTGCTTCCGGCTCCGGCATTCACGAAAACCCTTGCCGGGAGGCTGACAACACACCAGAGATTGCACTCATCAAGTAGCCTCCGCTTTGTCTCCACAAATGCCGATTCATTCGTGCGAAATAAGACTCCCTCATCCAAGACAATCCCACATCTTCCCCCCGGTTTTAAGCTGTCCATGACGTGCTGGAGAAAGAGTAATTGTGTGGAAGAGGTTTTGAATGGGAAGCAGCTTTGCGCCTCCTTCCCCTCTTTTCCGCCGAAGGGAGGATTAGTGAGAACGATATCAAATTGTTCAGGTGATTCTCGAAAAAGACCTCCATGGAATTCGAGACCGGTAAGAGTATTTCCATGCCAGATATGTGGTTCATCAATCCCATGTAGAAGAAGGTTTGCCAGAGCAATCGGATAGACCAGGCTTTCCTTCTCCCTTCCGTAGAAGGTTCCATTCTTGAGAACTCCAAGTTCGTCTAATCTTTTTGCTTTTTCTCTCATATACTCATAAGCCTCTACCAGAAAGCCCCCCGTTCCGCAGCAAGGGTCATAAACGGTGTCTCCAATCCTCGGACTTATAGCTTTTACCATCACCCGGACAATTTCTCTAGGGGTGAAGAACTGACCTCCATCGCTATTCTTTTCTCCCATCCTCTGGAGGAGACCTTCATACACTTGAGAAACCGTAAACATGTGCGTCTCATCAACCCAGTCTAATGATAACTCGTTGATTTTGTTTACGACCTCAAGTAGGTCGCTCTCCGTGTCGATTCCCGTTTTCTGGATAGATGAAAAGATTTCGCTGATAATCTTCTGGCGATGGCTCGCGCCAGGTTTATCCCTCAGATTTTTCAGATAAGTTATCAGCTCGTCATTGACGAAGGATTTTAATGACCCTCTTGCCCCCTCACGTAATTCCTTATTTTTCAATCCGAAATCCGAAATCCGCGTTAGGCAATCAGTTAGTGCCGCCCAATCCTGCCAGCGGTAGGGATATTCTAAGGCATGGCGGAACTCAACCCCTAGTTTACTAGCCTTCTCCTTTTCCCTCTCCTCTTTCTCATCAAGAATGCGAAGGAAAATAATCCAGGTAAGCTCGGGCACGTATTGTATGGCGCTAGCTCTACCCGAACGACGCATAATATCGCAGATGCTTTTAATATATGAGTTTAAGCTCTGAGGAGAGGTGATTTTACGAGAGTTATTGTGCTTTACCATTTAATGCTCTTTCCAAAATCACGGCATCACATCGTGTTTTTTCTTTTATATATTCTGCCTCTTTACCATCTAGTTCCAAATGTACGGGTAAAAGGAGATTTGTTCACCTTGTAGGGGCGACCCGGCGGGTCGCCCCTACATCATAACCATTCATGATTATCA
The nucleotide sequence above comes from Thermodesulfobacteriota bacterium. Encoded proteins:
- the ruvB gene encoding Holliday junction branch migration DNA helicase RuvB, which gives rise to MDERVVTPKLQEEDTLFESNLRPKYLKEYLGQAKAKEKIEIFIEAARRRKEALDHVLLYGPPGLGKTTLAHIVATELGVKIHATSGPVVERIADLASILTHLNEGDVLFIDEIHRLNRIVEEYLYSAMEDYKIDLMIGEGPTAKSMKISVHKFTLIGATTRTGLITSPLRSRFGVDLRLDYYTAEELEGIIKRSARILGVKITDEGTNEIAHRARGTPRIANRLLRRVRDFAEVKADGVINLDVARDALEMLEVDSLGLDNLDRSILTTIIEKFRGGPVGIETIAAAVSEDKDTIEYVYEPFLIRQGLLAKTPRGRAATPLAYSHLNLQPPHMQRGLF
- a CDS encoding N-6 DNA methylase, with amino-acid sequence MVKHNNSRKITSPQSLNSYIKSICDIMRRSGRASAIQYVPELTWIIFLRILDEKEEREKEKASKLGVEFRHALEYPYRWQDWAALTDCLTRISDFGLKNKELREGARGSLKSFVNDELITYLKNLRDKPGASHRQKIISEIFSSIQKTGIDTESDLLEVVNKINELSLDWVDETHMFTVSQVYEGLLQRMGEKNSDGGQFFTPREIVRVMVKAISPRIGDTVYDPCCGTGGFLVEAYEYMREKAKRLDELGVLKNGTFYGREKESLVYPIALANLLLHGIDEPHIWHGNTLTGLEFHGGLFRESPEQFDIVLTNPPFGGKEGKEAQSCFPFKTSSTQLLFLQHVMDSLKPGGRCGIVLDEGVLFRTNESAFVETKRRLLDECNLWCVVSLPARVFVNAGAGSKTNLLFFTKGEPTKNVWYYDLSDLNVTKRRPLSAAHFDDFFRLLPQRAVSEHSWSISIEEIKDKNYNLKAINPNRKGLEDKRTTDELIYIIEAQSEQIEKALQALKSKLHSTE